The Arachis hypogaea cultivar Tifrunner chromosome 19, arahy.Tifrunner.gnm2.J5K5, whole genome shotgun sequence genome has a window encoding:
- the LOC112777892 gene encoding neutral ceramidase 2-like has translation MKHLVVVIYLSALILLVYCRNGSEYLIGVGSYDMTGPAADVNMMGYANLEQKTSGIHFRLRARTFIVADASNNNNRFVFVNLDAGMASQLLTIKVLQALHSRYGNLYNEENVAISGTHTHAGPGGYLQYVIYSVTSLGFVKQSFDAIANAILQTIIQAHNNLKPASIFINTGEVKGGGINRSPSAYLQNPAEERARYHSNVDREMTLLKFVDEASGESIGSFNWYATHGTSMSRDNKLISGDNKGVAARLFEDFFSSQNNSSPSTITSTLPPDIGQLVKKARGIKASGGHECSKERSEEAKVRKNDGSLFVAAFCQSNVGDVTPNVVGAFCIDTGKPCDFNHSSCNGNDQLCVGRGPGYPDEILSTKMIGERQFITAWKLFESASEELRGKIDYRHVYVNFTNIQVKLENKKVVKTCPAALGPGFAAGTTDGPGAFGFQQGDTKINPFWKHLRDLLKKPSKHQVRCQSPKPVLLSTGEMFDPYPWAPAILPIQILRLGKLIILSVPGEFTTMSGRRLREAVKETLISNGNGEFDQDTHVVIAGLTNTYSQYIATFEEYHQQRYEAASTLYGPHTLSAYIQEFNKLARAMAKGEKVAAKGPSPPDLSSQQLSLLLGPFEESPPKGIKFGDTKQDIALPKRGYFSKGDRPSATFWSANPRHDLLTEGTFAAVEMHQGKKWLTIHDDDDLSLFFKWQLDNSSLHGLAIIEWEIPNHAISGVYRLRHFGASKTSGTSRISYFTGTSHAFAVK, from the exons ATGAAGCATTTAGTAGTAGTTATTTATTTGAGTGCATTGATTTTGTTAGTGTATTGCAGAAATGGTAGTGAGTACTTAATTGGAGTTGGGAGTTATGACATGACTGGTCCTGCTGCAGATGTGAACATGATGGGTTATGCAAATTTGGAACAAAAAACTTCTGGAATTCATTTCAGGCTAAGAGCAAGAACTTTCATTGTGGCTGATGcctctaataataataacaggTTTGTGTTTGTCAATCTTGATGCTGGAATGGCTTCTCAGCTTCTTACTATTAAGGTTCTTCAGGCCCTCCATTCAAG GTATGGAAATTTGTACAATGAAGAAAATGTAGCAATAAGTGGGACACATACGCATGCTGGACCTGGTGGTTATCTACAGTATGTGATTTACTCTGTCACTTCTCTGGGTTTTGTCAAACAATCCTTTGATGCCATCGCTAACGCAATTCTACAAACCATTATTCAAGCTCACAACAATCTCAAACCTGCTTCCATTTTTATCAACACAG GAGAGGTAAAAGGAGGTGGTATAAACAGAAGTCCAAGTGCATATCTGCAAAACCCTGCAGAAGAGAGAGCAAGATACCATTCCAATGTAGACAGAGAAATGACCCTTTTGAAGTTTGTGGATGAAGCAAGTGGCGAAAGCATTGGATCATTTAATTGGTATGCAACTCATGGAACCTCAATGAGCAGAGACAACAAGCTTATTAGTGGAGATAACAAGGGTGTTGCTGCTAGACTCTTTGAAGATTTCTTTTCTTCTCAAAACAATTCTTCACCCTCTACCATCACTTCCACTCTTCCACCAG ACATTGGACAGCTAGTGAAGAAAGCAAGAGGAATAAAAGCGAGCGGAGGGCATGAATGCAGCAAAGAAAGAAGCGAAGAAGCGAAGGTGAGGAAGAACGATGGGTCGTTGTTCGTGGCCGCGTTTTGCCAATCAAATGTTGGAGACGTCACTCCAAATGTTGTTGGAGCGTTTTGCATTGACACCGGAAAACCTTGTGACTTCAACCACTCTTCTTGCAATGGCAATGACCAGCTATGTGTGGGCCGAGGACCCGG ATACCCAGATGAAATATTAAGCACAAAGATGATAGGTGAGAGACAATTCATAACTGCTTGGAAGTTGTTTGAGTCTGCTTCAGAAGAATTAAGAGGAAAGATTGATTATCGCCATGTTTATGTCAACTTCACAAACATTCAAGTTAAATTGGAAAACAAGAAGGTAGTTAAAACTTGCCCTGCAGCCCTTGGTCCTGGTTTTGCTGCAGGCACTACTGATGGACCTGGTGCTTTTGGCTTTCAACAAGGTGATACAAAG ATTAATCCTTTCTGGAAGCATTTGAGGGATTTGTTGAAAAAACCAAGCAAGCATCAAGTGAGATGCCAAAGCCCAAAGCCTGTTTTGTTAAGCACTGGAGAAATGTTTGATCCGTATCCTTGGGCG CCAGCAATTCTTCCAATCCAGATATTGAGGCTGGGGAAATTGATTATTCTTTCAGTACCAGGAG AGTTCACAACAATGTCTGGAAGAAGGCTAAGGGAAGCAGTGAAGGAGACATTAATATCTAATGGAAATGGAGAATTCGACCAGGACACACACGTTGTTATTGCAGGACTAACCAATACTTACTCGCAATACATTGCAACTTTTGAAGAATACCATCAACAACGATATGAG GCTGCTTCAACTCTCTATGGTCCTCACACATTATCTGCATATATCCAAGAATTCAATAAGCTAGCGCGAGCAATGGCTAAAGGGGAGAAAGTCGCCGCAAAAGGCCCTTCGCCGCCGGATCTTTCATCGCAACAACTAAGCCTCTTACTTGGTCCTTTTGAGGAGTCACCTCCAAAAGGCATCAAGTTCGGCGACACAAAACAAGACATAGCCCTTCCAAAAAGAGGCTACTTCTCCAAGGGAGATAGGCCGAGCGCCACGTTCTGGAGCGCCAACCCAAGACATGACCTTCTAACAGAAGGTACATTTGCCGCGGTGGAGATGCATCAAGGGAAAAAGTGGCTTAccattcatgatgatgatgatctaaGCTTGTTTTTCAAGTGGCAATTAGACAATAGTTCCTTGCATGGCTTAGCCATCATAGAATGGGAAATACCAAATCATGCTATTTCTGGAGTATACAGACTAAGGCACTTTGGAGCATCAAAGACCTCCGGCACCTCCCGAATCAGTTACTTTACCGGCACATCACATGCATTTGCAGTGAAGTAG
- the LOC112777423 gene encoding alcohol dehydrogenase-like 7: protein MESETQGHPITCKAAVARRPGEPLVIEDIVVAPPSPREVRIRVICASLCGSDATFLKLQGGPPGYFPRILGHEGVGIVESVGKDVAEVTKGDVVIPIFLPDCGECTDCKSTKSNRCTNFPFRVSPWMPRDGTSRFTDLNGDIIYHFMFISSFSEYTVVDVANLIKIGPETPPDRACLLGCGVSTGVGAAWRTANVEPGSSVAIFGLGSVGIAVAEGARLCGATRIIGVDVNSEKYEIGKKFGLTDFINPKECGNKPVSQVIIEKTGGGADYCFECVGMASLVHEAFASCRMGWGKTIVVGVDKPGAMLSLSSYEVLHDGKTLMGSLFGGLKPKTHVPILLKKYMDKELQLDGFVTHEVEFKDINKAFDLLYKGESLRCVIWMHR from the exons ATGGAGAGTGAGACCCAAGGCCACCCTATAACATGCAAAG CGGCGGTTGCTAGAAGACCCGGTGAGCCATTGGTTATTGAGGACATCGTTGTGGCGCCGCCAAGCCCCCGTGAAGTTCGAATTCGTGTTATATGTGCCTCTCTCTGCGGCAGCGATGCTACTTTCTTGAAGCTCcag GGAGGTCCTCCTGGATATTTTCCAAGAATTCTGGGTCATGAAGGAGTTGG GATTGTGGAAAGTGTAGGAAAAGATGTAGCTGAAGTTACAAAAGGAGATGTGGTTATTCCAATTTTTCTTCCAGATTGTGGAGAGTGTACAGATTGCAAATCAACAAAGAGCAATCGTTGTACTAATTTCCCTTTCCGGGTATCCCCATGGATGCCTCGAGATGGCACATCGAGATTCACCGATCTAAATGGAGATATCATATACCATTTCATGTTTATTTCAAGTTTCAGTGAGTACACTGTCGTTGATGTTGCCAATCTAATAAAGATTGGCCCAGAAACCCCCCCGGACAGGGCATGCCTGCTCGGTTGTGGCGTATCAACTG GGGTAGGTGCTGCTTGGAGAACAGCAAATGTGGAGCCTGGGTCTTCAGTGGCTATTTTTGGGCTGGGATCTGTTGGAATTGCA GTTGCTGAGGGAGCTAGACTTTGTGGAGCTACTAGGATTATAGGTGTGGATGTCAACTCGGAAAAATATGAAATTG GGAAAAAGTTTGGACTCACAGACTTCATCAATCCTAAAGAATGTGGGAACAAACCAGTGAGCCAG GTTATCATAGAGAAAACTGGCGGCGGAGCAGATTATTGCTTTGAGTGTGTTGGTATGGCATCATTGGTGCATGAAGCTTTTGCTTCTTGTAGAATG GGTTGGGGAAAAACAATTGTTGTAGGAGTGGACAAGCCAGGAGCCATGTTGAGCCTCAGTTCATATGAGGTACTTCATGATGGGAAGACCCTCATGGGATCCTTATTCGGAGGACTCAAACCTAAGACTCATGTCCCCATTCTCCTCAAAAAATACATGGACAAG GAACTGCAATTGGATGGGTTTGTTACTCATGAGGTGGAGTTTAAGGACATCAATAAAGCTTTTGATTTATTGTATAAAGGAGAGAGTCTCCGATGTGTGATTTGGATGCACAGATGA